tccgccgccgccgccgcatgAGGCCGCGCTCCGGGGCCACCTGTTCCTCTCTGCTCCAGCCCGCGCCCGCCGCTGGCCATGAACGCCTCGCTGGGCAATCACACCGAGGCGGCGGGGCTCTTCGCGGCCAACGGCAGTGACTCCCTGGGGCGGCTGCTGCGCTGCTGCACCCCGGCCTCGGTGGTGACCGACAGCGGCGTGGCGGGCGGCGGCCCGGACGAGAGGAGCCTCTACATCATGCGGGTGGTGCAGATCGCGGTCATGTGCGTCCTCTCGCTCACCGTCGTCTTCGGCATCTTCTTCCTGGGCTGCAACCTGCTCATCAAGTCCGAGGGGATGATCAACTTCTTGGTGAAGGACCGGCGGCCGTCCAAGGAGGCGGAGGCGGTGGTGGTCGGGCCCTACTGACCGGGCGGCCGGCCGGGAGACAGGCGGCACCTCCCGCGGGCGGCCCTTCCTCCGAGGAGGTCGAAACAGCCCCGCCCCGGGACCCGCCGGCGTGGGGGCGCTTTCCCCGCTCGCTGCCGAGGGAGGCGCCGCGGACGGTCCGGGGTCCCCCCCCAGCGGGGCTGGAGGCGGCCGGCGAGGGCGGGGGGCAGCCGCGGGGCGGCTCTGGCGCGTCCCACGGCCGGAGCGGAGCGGCTTGTCCCCAGCGGGCTGCGTGGCTGGCAGACCGAGCGGCGGGGCGAGCGAGGGGAAGCGCCGCTGGCCGTGGCCGAAGTCCCGCGTTGGAGAGGCTCCTTGCCGGGGGCCCCGCGCTGGCGGAGagcgaggcggcggcggcggcggcggcggggcagCGGGTCGCGGCGGCTCCCCCACCCCGTGGGAAGGTTTGGAAGTTGGCTCCCCCCTGCCGCTGTTCGTCGCCCAGTTTCTCCGGGCCACTCTCGCGCAGGCCGGATTGGGGAAcggcgcggggggagggggggtcggATTTCCTTCGCTCCAATAAATACCTCTTAAACTTTTAGTCTCCGGGTTCTTGACCAAGTGAGCGGCTGcgcggggctggagggggaaagGGGCTGAGATGGTACGGAAGAAATGCTCCTAGGGTGACACGGCCGTAGCGAGAGGCAGGGCGATTAACGCGCTTTTTCGACAGTTCCTGCGGCTGGAGGCGTTCAAGTAGTCCAGCTAAACCGAGGCCAGGTCCAGTCAAGTCCTCAGGGGTTAGGAAGGATCGAGGGGAAAGATGcgcctctgccccagggctggctccCCCGGGAAAAGCAGCTCACGCAGCTCATAAAACGCGAGAAGCAGGGAGCCGCTGGTAGACATCAGGACTGCAATTATTTTTAGAAAGGGAACTTTGATGGGAAAAGTATCGACTGAATCGATGGCCGCGGCAAGTCTATTGAGCCTGAAATACCCAACATGTCCAGTACCTCCTCTTTGCAACTTCGggctcttcctttttcttttctttttaaaagagcagtAATGATAAATAAAGAGG
This portion of the Carettochelys insculpta isolate YL-2023 chromosome 8, ASM3395843v1, whole genome shotgun sequence genome encodes:
- the RPRM gene encoding protein reprimo: MNASLGNHTEAAGLFAANGSDSLGRLLRCCTPASVVTDSGVAGGGPDERSLYIMRVVQIAVMCVLSLTVVFGIFFLGCNLLIKSEGMINFLVKDRRPSKEAEAVVVGPY